The proteins below are encoded in one region of Leptotrichia sp. oral taxon 218:
- a CDS encoding phage portal protein, which produces MEIKILEKALWDFLVNDLARLQKLEDYYVGRHKILEKPNRLKEKPDSKLIHNFPGYITTIATAYFIGKNINYKLLEDNLTNEYEMVGKYLATEEEQQCNYEHAENCSIFGRSYELWYKNIDNTINFKTLDPRDVFVIRDNTIDKNIKYAIRWNKEKNENNEYDYILEIYDDKTVTVNTFTSVMDYKGIILTPQGQGETRLHGFNKVPIIEFINNKRKLGDFEKVITLIDGYNEAVSTSLDDMKDFTDAILVLTNMQGTDEEDIESLKKNKVMLLGENGEANWLVKNINDTYSQNNKNRLNQDIHKFSFIPDMQDENFAGNSSGVALGYKLLALEQLTAQKEMYFKKALNERLELIFDYFGLSLKPLDVQKIFTRNTPENLVELSTVITNLQNVVSQESLISLLPFIEDTEAELKKIEKENQIEQPLEYKGLKNEQEKIDEKQE; this is translated from the coding sequence ATGGAAATAAAAATTTTGGAAAAAGCGTTATGGGACTTTTTAGTGAATGATTTAGCACGGCTACAAAAACTGGAAGACTATTATGTTGGTAGACATAAAATATTGGAAAAACCTAATAGGTTGAAGGAGAAACCAGATAGTAAACTTATCCATAATTTTCCAGGCTATATAACTACGATAGCAACAGCTTATTTTATTGGGAAAAATATCAATTATAAGTTGTTGGAAGATAATTTGACTAATGAGTACGAGATGGTTGGAAAATATTTAGCAACGGAGGAAGAACAGCAGTGTAATTATGAGCATGCTGAAAACTGTTCGATTTTTGGGCGGTCGTATGAGTTATGGTATAAAAATATAGATAATACGATAAATTTTAAAACATTGGATCCTCGAGATGTTTTTGTTATTAGAGATAATACGATAGACAAAAATATTAAATATGCGATTCGGTGGAATAAAGAAAAAAATGAAAACAATGAGTATGATTATATTTTGGAGATTTATGATGATAAAACTGTAACTGTCAATACATTTACTTCTGTTATGGATTACAAAGGGATTATACTAACTCCACAGGGGCAAGGCGAAACTAGATTGCACGGATTTAATAAAGTACCAATTATTGAATTTATAAACAATAAAAGGAAACTTGGGGATTTTGAAAAAGTAATAACACTGATTGATGGATATAATGAAGCGGTATCAACTTCATTAGACGATATGAAGGATTTTACAGACGCAATCCTAGTATTGACAAATATGCAAGGAACTGATGAAGAAGATATAGAGAGTTTGAAGAAAAACAAAGTGATGTTATTAGGAGAAAATGGAGAAGCTAACTGGCTAGTAAAAAATATAAACGATACATATTCTCAAAATAATAAAAATAGACTGAACCAGGATATTCATAAATTTTCTTTTATTCCTGATATGCAAGATGAAAATTTTGCTGGAAATAGTTCGGGCGTGGCATTAGGGTATAAATTGTTAGCACTTGAACAACTAACTGCACAAAAAGAAATGTACTTTAAAAAAGCATTAAATGAAAGGCTAGAGTTAATTTTTGATTATTTTGGATTATCATTGAAACCGCTAGATGTTCAAAAAATATTTACAAGAAATACTCCTGAAAATTTGGTTGAACTTTCAACTGTAATAACAAATTTACAAAATGTTGTATCACAAGAAAGTTTAATATCATTATTGCCTTTTATTGAAGATACTGAAGCGGAATTGAAAAAGATTGAAAAAGAAAATCAAATTGAACAACCGTTGGAATATAAAGGATTAAAAAATGAACAGGAAAAAATAGATGAAAAACAAGAATAA